In the genome of Terriglobales bacterium, the window TTCCCGCGCCGCGCCCCGGTCCGGTTGGGACGTCCAACGCCGCGCAGCCTGACGGCGCAATCGCCCTGGAAGAAATCGACTTTATGCAAACTAAGACACTGCGCCAGGCCATCCATGCGCGCGAGCGCGGCCGCTGCTTTTACTGTTTACGCCGCACCAAGCCTCGCATGCTTTGTCTCGACCACATCGTCCCCCGCGCTGAGTTGGGCTGCAACTCGTATCGCAATCTGGCTTCCTGCTGCCAGGAATGCAACGCAAGGAAGGGTGACTCAACGGCCGGGAATTTTCTGCGCTGGCTGTACCGGGAGGGGCACCTTACATCAGCGGAACTCAGCGCGCGTCTGCGCGCCTTGCACGCCCTCGCCGCGGGCAAGCTGCGGCCTGCGATTCAGAGTCAGCGAAGTTACGAAGGAAAGGAGCTGAACGAGACAAGGCGTTTCGGAAGAACCAGAGAGGCCGATTTGTTCTCTCCCATGGACCACGAAGCTGCCATGTGCCCGGATCCTGACGGTCGAGGCGAGCCACTGGCGGAAAAGAAAAGCCCGCCCGAAGAGATCGGGCGGGCCTGAAGGTCACAAGTGCGAATTAGCGATGCGGACGGCCGCTACCGCCGTGGGAGCCACCGCCCCCACTGCTGTGCGATCCGCCACCTCCACCACCTCCGCGAGAGCCTCCCCCACCGCCACCATAACTACGGCCTCCTCCGCCACCCCCGCTATAGCTGCGGCCACCGCCTCCGCCAGAACTACGAGCACCTCCGCCGCCACCATAGCTACCGTAGCTGCGGCTGGGAGGAGAGTAGGAGCGGGAAGGCGCCGGGTAGCTGCGGCTCGGCGGAGAATAAGTCCGCGGCGAGGAGCCACGGTTTCCGTACGATGGAGGGCTGTAATTGCGCTGCGGCGGTTCATACGAACGGCCGCGGTTGGAATAGTCTGGTCGGTTGCCGCCGTAATTCCGCTGCGGAGGCTCATTCACGCGGCCCCCATTGGAATAATTCGGCCGATTGCCATTGTAATTCCGCTGGGGAGCCTCATTCGCGCGGCCACCATTGGAATAATTCGGACGGTTGCCGCTGTAGTTTGGCGCGGACGAGCGTTCCGAAGGACTCGCGCCCGCACGAGCCCACGGCGGACGGTCCGACTGAACCCTGCCGGACTGCGCCGGTGCATTGCCGCCACGGTTCGAATTGCCTAGCCCTTGCTGGGGCCGATCACTCATCGCGCTCCGCGAGTTCTGTGCAGGCGCATTCGAAGGACGATTTGAACCAAATCCCTGCGGAGCGCGTCCACGGTCTGAGCTATTGCCCTGGGCTTCCCAGACGCGGGAGCTGTTCCCAGCGCGCCCATTCGATGATGCGGAAGGCGGCCGGTTCTGCGAGAGATCGCGCTGGCGCGCATTTTCCCCGGCGTTGCCGCGCGCATTGCCCTGCACGCTGCCGGGCCTGTTTTCTACCCCAGCGTTGGTGCGCATATTCCCTGGCCTGCTTTCCGCGCCAGCGTTGGCGTGCACATTGCCCGGCCTGCTCTCAGCGCCGTTAGCTCGTGCGACGCTGTTGATTCGCGCGTTTTCCGACCGCGTGGCAGCGAAGGTACGGCCATTCTCCGGCCGTACCGCAGAACGCGAAGCGGCGCGCGCCGGCGCGGTGCGCGCCATGACCGAGCGATTCTGCAGACGCGCGGGCGGATGCGCCGCGCGCGCATTAAAGTTGGCGCTGCCCAGCGAACTGTGCT includes:
- a CDS encoding HNH endonuclease signature motif containing protein produces the protein WKQFEDVLVPRLRLTVIDRAVYSYLFRHSHLEGKRQVRFTILSVARAIRLSIASARQSVRRLIERGVFRLVERSTAGHVVEVRLPEEIPAPRPGPVGTSNAAQPDGAIALEEIDFMQTKTLRQAIHARERGRCFYCLRRTKPRMLCLDHIVPRAELGCNSYRNLASCCQECNARKGDSTAGNFLRWLYREGHLTSAELSARLRALHALAAGKLRPAIQSQRSYEGKELNETRRFGRTREADLFSPMDHEAAMCPDPDGRGEPLAEKKSPPEEIGRA